A region of Dioscorea cayenensis subsp. rotundata cultivar TDr96_F1 chromosome 5, TDr96_F1_v2_PseudoChromosome.rev07_lg8_w22 25.fasta, whole genome shotgun sequence DNA encodes the following proteins:
- the LOC120260902 gene encoding cytochrome b5-like: MAPECKVFSLGDVAKHNTPQDCWLIIDGKVYDVTKFLEDHPGGDEVLLSATGKDATDDFEDVGHSSTARAMMDEYYVGEIDSSTIPSRVKYTPPKQPHYNQDKTTDFIIKILQFLVPLAILGLAVGVRFYTKSA, translated from the exons ATGGCGCCTGAATGCAAGGTTTTCAGTTTGGGCGACGTCGCCAAGCACAACACTCCTCAAGATTGCTGGCTCATCATTGACGGCAAG GTCTATGATGTAACCAAATTCTTGGAAGATCATCCTGGTGGAGATGAGGTTTTGCTTTCAGCTACTG GAAAGGATGCAACTGATGATTTTGAGGATGTCGGTCATAGCTCCACTGCCAGGGCAATGATGGATGAATACTATGTTGGAGAGATCGATTCATCAACAATCCCCAGTAGGGTAAAATACACTCCCCCGAAACAGCCTCACTACAACCAGGACAAGACCACAGACTTCATCATCAAGATTCTCCAGTTCTTAGTTCCTCTAGCAATCTTAGGACTGGCTGTCGGCGTCAGATTCTATACCAAGTCGGCCTGA